A window of Mobula hypostoma chromosome 7, sMobHyp1.1, whole genome shotgun sequence genomic DNA:
GGTGTCTACTTTTTGAGCCAGGCAGACCTCCCCAAATGCACCGACTCCCAGAGTCTTAATTTTTACAAACAGGGATTTGTCCATTTTTGCTCTTTTCAATCTGTTGTAATTGGATTCTTTCTGATTAAGCATTTTCCTCATCTGTTCTTGTTCAGCCACGGACAGTCCTGCCTTTGGAAGTCATACATtacaaattaataaaaatagatgaATTGTACTTGGGGAAGGAAAAAAACTTAACTATGCAAAAGAACTGAAAAACTACTTGTGAGTTTTGACTTTCAACTTGTCCACGAAGTATACACTGACAATTGTAAAATTAGCCAGATTGCTACCAGCAAGAAAGTGAAGCAACATGGATTATCAGGAATGAAACTCCAAAGGGAAACAATTTAACATCTATGTAGcattactctgagattcattaaTTCTTCCTGTGTATATGAACATTGCACAGGATGACTTAACCAGATGAGGAGGGGTTGTGAAAGAAATGTATTTACCAAAACTTTCATAAGGAACTACCATACAGTGCCCTATGATTTTCTAGCCATTTCAATACCATATTTTTCTGTATCTCACAAGTGTTTGTTGTCAGTGCAACTACAATAGCCACAAAAATGTTTTTCCCACTAGATTTTCTGAACACTCCTGCCTTTTGAAGGAAGGAAAATAGAGATGTCTGGTGGTACAGGCCACACCAGAAGTACTCTGTAGCCATCAGTGTCCTCAACCATGTGGTACAGATATATCTACATTTATCAGAGTGAGAGTGTTGGTTTGATTAGGTCTGGATACTGTAGCAAATTAGAATGTAGCAAAGGTTTTGCCAGTATCTAGGAATTACAATCAGCTGCCCATCAACAAAGCAAGAAGTTAACATTAACTGGATGCAGCAGGAGTATAACATGCTCCTTTTATGAAGTATAACTTTTGTGGAGTTAAAAGTATTCCTGAAGTAATAGATTATGCTCTAATGTATTTCAGATAATCTCTGAAAAGAACCACAGACTCCCCACTGGCTCTGGTGCCCTCCAATACAGATTAGCCACATATTCCACAGTGTTCTTCAGTTTAAGGTAGATAACATGCAAGCATGCACTACCACAGCCAAGTCACTGCTGCATCACATCACTTAGTAACGATTGtcaatgaatgaataaatgacaGATTGATCCTCATGGGCATCTTTTAAAATCAGACCCATGTGATTCAAATGCAAACTGGCTCACAAAGTAACAGGTTTCTCTATGTTGTTCGTACTGTGTAATCTAGTTTATTCTCCTGTGGCTCACTATTTAAATCTCTATGAACATGAGTGAGTGAAAACATGCACTTTGCAACATATCAGCGCATCTAAAAATTTGCAAGGTGGCTATGGTTTGTTTTAGTGTCCATTTGCTCTGAAACACCATTTCTCTTAACTGATAACTGTCTGAAACCAATCTAGATTGTTTTTGATCATAGGATTTGCTTTTGATCACATCACATGCAATCACAAATATGatctatttttatttctgtatCAATATTTAAATCCCTCCTGTCTAAGCCTATCGGATGCTGAAGTCCTCATCCACACCTTTGTGACAACATATACCTTGTTCTACTCTCTGAGCTAAAACTCCAAAACTCGCTCCCTGCATCCTaactccccccaacccccaacaCCCAAGACCAGTGTCCTTGATAGCTTTCACCAATTCTCAGTTAACTCAATATTAAAATTATTACGTGGCTGTACATTTTCTTTCTCCAACCTCCTCCAGCCATGTAACCATAGAATATATTGCTGTTCTTTCATTTTTGGACTTGACCATTCCAAATGTAATCATCCAAGGTTTTCAAGACCTAAACCCTAGAATTCACTCTCTAAATCTCTCCACCACTTTCTCCTCCTTTAAGAGAGTGTTTAAGATCTCTCTTCTTAACTAAACTTTTGATCATCTGCCTTAGTCTCTCCCAATATGGCTTGCTATCAAATTTTATTTGATAATATCCTCAAGAAACATCTCAGGATATTTTGTTTTAAAAGGCACAATAGCAATGCAAGTCATTTTGGGTTTATAGACAACTTTAAAAAGTAAAATTGATATGATAATGACTCTTCTTTTTTTGGCCGCAAAATATATTGAAAATGAGAGGAGAAGGGAAAGCAACTGAAATTTGGGTACTTCCTTGTTTCCAGAATTGTTTCTACCCCCATTCTCAAAATTTCTAGGGGTTAAGGATTATAAGTAAAAAATAACTTGACATGCAAGCTCTGTTTCTGTTGAAATGGACATTTTCTCCTGCATCTTGGTGTTTAAGACAATGGTCACCCTGCTACTCCTGACTAAGAAGGCAACCTAACCCAATCCAGGTTTTCCCTCTATATCCCATTGTCAAATCCACGCCAGACCTTAACCAATGAATTTCAATGATACTCTCACCACAGTGATTACAAGGCGGTTAGAGCAGTTTACAATCATTAAGGATTTTGTGAATAGATTGTTGCAAGTATTTTAACTTTCAACTTGTGCCAGTCCTGTTAGCCAGAAAGGATTCAGGCATCAGAATGCTAATACATGTTATTATAATGCAACAGTTAGTAATGTTAGAGTGCTCTTTCTGATTTAAAATGGACAAAGCAATTGAAGGAATCATTATAGATGAAGGCAAAGATTGCTCTGTTAAATGCAGTACACCGTGGGAAGTATATTTTAAGTCATGGTCAGTCCTTGTAACTCACAGAACTGAAAAGGTTTTGCCCTGTGTCTGTGATTGTGTGGTGGTGCCAGAGGCCACTTACTCTCATTCCCCATCTGCTGGCAGAAGTCAGTCAGTGACACTACCAAAGATTATTCCCTCCCAGAAACATTTTTCCAGCAGAATAATATCCCAGTCCCACAACTTACTTCTGCAGACCAGACAtgttttaacaattaaaaatcaatACCTTTGACATCTCTTGCTCCAACTGCAACCTTCTGTTTAATTTTTGTTGGTATGTTTTCATTATATTTTCTACATGTTGTTCCATGaagaatttaaaagcaaaaggGGAGTAGCTTTTAATTCTCGATTCTCTCTTTTCCTCATCTTTGTTGTTTTTGCGAACTGGTACAGGAGATGTTTGAATAAGTTTTTTGTCCTTTCCCATCTTCTCTGATTTGTTTGGCTTGCTATTTTTCTCAGATTTTTGATTGCCGATACTTTCAGTTTCATTGCATGTCAAACTTTGAATAGCCCGAATattttggtccacacccatgcatAAACTATTGGCATCAAACTGCTCTGTGCTGTTCTGAAGTAACAGATGTTTTGGATATGGTGGTGGAGGGCATCGACGCTCTTTCACAGAGTAATCATCAGGCTCCAGGGGATAGGCTACAGCCCCACCTACTGCCAATGGCTTCTGATCCATTGCATCATTGCTATCTGTGCCCTGAGTCTGTAACCATGCTGGATGTAAAGGTGCCACAGCTGTCTGAGGCTCAGGCCTTGGAACTCTAATGCTCCTCACTGCTTTGAGAATAGGGGTTGATGTTACTGCTGtaatagtattggtagtgttaaGAGATGGATCTGTTTTGTTCGTCTGAACTTGTCTCACAGATGGTGATGTCTGCAGTTTATTATTGAATGAATTAGTTCGATTTGGAATTTTGGCATCTGGCCTCAGGTGGCCGGCTGATCTTGGCAATGTCTCCAGCCCAGTGTTCTGCAGGGAATCCCTTCTCATTGGAGATGGTACCTGCCAATGCTGTACCTGGGAAGAGTTAATATCAAAAATCTCCATGTTCAGGCTATTTCTTGAGGGTGTCATCATATTTGGGGCAAGTTCAGGAAAGTCATTTCCAAATGCTGGAGCAACACCTGGCAACATCTGCATTTGAGGCGATGTAGGACTTTGTTGTCTGTGGTGGGACTGTGGTAAGTATAGAACTGTTGGAGACTGTTGGAAGGTGAGCGTGGCAATGCCTTGAGTGACATGATTTTTATTCTGAAGGCTTCCATAACTTCCCTCTTGTTGGATCTTATTTTGGAAAGATGAGCTTCTTTGGACAGGATAACCTAAAGAAACAGCGTTGTCTCCTTGAGCTATTAAATGCTGCCTGATATAATGAGGATTATTTGACACTTGAGAGCCTTGTAGTGCAATTGTTTGGCTGCTGTGATTTGAGAGGTTGTAACTAATCATTTGGAGAGTTTGGCCTGTCTCACCTTTGGCTGAATATGCTTTCTGTTGATGTTTAATATCACAAGCTATGGGTGGGAATATATTATTCGATGGAGGATTCTGTCCACTCATTGTAGGGTGCTGTCCTATGGGGGAGCACCTCTGTCCGGGATTGTTAGCTGTCATGGCTTGTCCAGTTGCAACTAAAAAGTTAACATTAGATGTATTTGCAAATTGCCGTGATAGTTCATTATGTATACTTCCACCCTCAGCTCCAGAATCTGCTGCTTCGTAAATTGGATTTCCCATCTGATGATAGGCAGACAAAGAGTCGTTTGATCCTTCGAAACTTGGTCTATGATCAAGATGTGGTCCAACACCTTTTCCTTAAAGTAAACAAATCATAATATTACTATCACAATGAGTTTCCTGCACTAACGCAAAACA
This region includes:
- the lats2 gene encoding serine/threonine-protein kinase LATS2 translates to MRPKTFPATSYVGNSRQRLQEIREGLKQPPKSSSQGLNVGSNNETQLDLKVTVGKDSTRQQQMRPVPKFGPYQKALREIRNSLMPFANESGSSISVEVNRQMLQELVNAGCEQEMAIRALKQTGSRSIEAALDYISKMGYLDPRTEQIVRVIKQTSPGKGVGPHLDHRPSFEGSNDSLSAYHQMGNPIYEAADSGAEGGSIHNELSRQFANTSNVNFLVATGQAMTANNPGQRCSPIGQHPTMSGQNPPSNNIFPPIACDIKHQQKAYSAKGETGQTLQMISYNLSNHSSQTIALQGSQVSNNPHYIRQHLIAQGDNAVSLGYPVQRSSSFQNKIQQEGSYGSLQNKNHVTQGIATLTFQQSPTVLYLPQSHHRQQSPTSPQMQMLPGVAPAFGNDFPELAPNMMTPSRNSLNMEIFDINSSQVQHWQVPSPMRRDSLQNTGLETLPRSAGHLRPDAKIPNRTNSFNNKLQTSPSVRQVQTNKTDPSLNTTNTITAVTSTPILKAVRSIRVPRPEPQTAVAPLHPAWLQTQGTDSNDAMDQKPLAVGGAVAYPLEPDDYSVKERRCPPPPYPKHLLLQNSTEQFDANSLCMGVDQNIRAIQSLTCNETESIGNQKSEKNSKPNKSEKMGKDKKLIQTSPVPVRKNNKDEEKRESRIKSYSPFAFKFFMEQHVENIMKTYQQKLNRRLQLEQEMSKAGLSVAEQEQMRKMLNQKESNYNRLKRAKMDKSLFVKIKTLGVGAFGEVCLAQKVDTNALYAMKTLRKKDVLSRNQVAHVKAERDILAEADNEWVVKLYYSFQDKDSLYFVMDYIPGGDMMSLLIRMGVFPESLARFYIGELTLAIESVHKMGFIHRDIKPDNILIDLDGHIKLTDFGLCTGFRWTHDSKYYQKGSHARQDSMEPSDLWGDLSDCKCGDRLKTLEQRAARQHQRCLAHSLVGTPNYIAPEVLVRKGYTQLCDWWSVGVILFEMLVGQPPFLAPTPAETQIKVINWESTLYIPPQVKLSPEARDLITKLCCGASDRLGGNGADEIKAHPFFTSIDFSKDIRRQPAPYVPKISHPMDTSNFDPIEEENLWNDSSDSTKTSDTLTSPIGGNKHPEHAFYEFTFRRFFDDHGYPFRYPKPLENNEPKESQPDLGQSESVNHGESYQPVYV